The DNA segment AACATTTGTCTTTATTCTCTCTCCTCGTGAATTTGGTTGACATCATAAActtgaataaattaataaaataggGCAATGAAAAAGGAATACCCTGCAATTAGATGACACTGAAACACAAAAGAAAGTATAATTAAATAGTCTCTTCTAGAGCGTACCAACTTACACAAATGTTAACATGTTTTATTATTACCTTTTTCATCTAGAGAATTTGCCTACAGGACATTCTTGGACATCAATTATTGGTTTCACTACAGTTACTTTGCTTGTTAGAACAGTGATTAGAGCTTCAAAAGGACCCTCATGCTAGCGATTCACTCTAGTCTTGTCTTGCTGAATTAAATATTTGGGCTATATTGCCAGAGCTTAACTCCTTTTATTTCTAAAACTAATTATAAAAAGGTGGTTTCTGGACTGGTGCAATCTTTGTAAATAGGCCATCAAGATAAAACACTGTCCGTTTTCAAACCCTGTTATAATGATATTGAGTGAAACCACACCTATATCGTTATAATTGATTGTTTTGAATACTGATAATGTAATGCTTAGGATACCAAGTAGATCCACCTGAACAGGGAAGACATTGTCCCATGGGTCTGAAAGCCACACACATCGGTTGCATggcaaccagaaggttgctggtttaATCCTCGGCTTTAATCCATGACAAAGTGTGGAGGGGTCCCCGAGCAAGACACCCGAATTGGCCGGATGCACGGCATCAATTCCATTACTTGTAATCAGTCTCATTGTTATTAATTTCGTGAATGGATGAGGATATTAAAACATTGATCCCACGCCTGCCTTTAGGCATCTCTTCTCATGTGTGGTCTTTCGAGCTAACCATGCTTGTTCTGATGATGAACGATTGAACGTGACTTAGAAGCACAATATCTGGGTAGAAGCTGAACAGTCATAGTTAACAAGTGAACCATTATTTGTATTGTAACagctatgctttttttttttttcaatgattCAATTCTATTTTTAGAAGTGTGAGTCCCGAAAGACTACCCTATTCCACGTTTAACTACGTGaacaattacattttaaatgcattttatttactGTACATGCAATCTATTTATAATCGCCCCTAAATTAACCCAAGCCCCCTAAAGGGCAAGAAAATACTCAAAGAAACTCATGAATGGTGAGTGTCTTCATTGGCATATGTAGTAGTAcaacaagcaacattttacacaacTAAGAATACGAGTTGTCCATggtgatggggtgctggccAGTGAGTAAGCTGATAGACTTGGCTAGATTTGTAGACGAAGCCTCAAAATTGCGTCATAAATACGTGTTTTCTGAAGTAACATAATTAACATTACCCCAGTTATCTTGGATAAATACGATTATTTTGCGGCTCTAATGCGATACTCTTAACAGTCCCCGACAGGCAACACGTAAAATAGCCAAAACCAGCTGCTCCGTCGAGCTgcctgtcgccttgcgtggtaaCGTAACGTTAACGTCAGAGCCCGCAGTCGGTATAACGGTATGAATGTaattatgaatgggtgaatgtgatgCACTGATTGTAAAGCGCTTCGAGGAGCTACAGGTTAGAAAGACGCGATATAAACGCAGTCCATTTGAACAGACAACTTATCACACAGTAAACCAAACCGAAGGTGCTTAATGACATGACATGCAGCGCATATGAATTGAGAAGTCGCATTTCCGCATGCAACACACCTAAACATTTAGTTACAAAAATGCAACGTAGCTCATGTTAACGTGTATAAACAGTACAGTTATCGCACGATAGAAAAATGCTCGTGTATCCATCACCATTTTCATTTTGGTCCTTGAGCCAAGACACCTACAACTATGCTAACGAGCTAAGCGCTTCTCCCAGAGACGCCAGTAGCTTTGAAACAAGAGCGATAACTAGCATGCGAGCATCAACATCACTTACCTGTGACTTCCACGGCAGCCACTCACTGAACGACGACTTTAACCCACTTAATGTTATAAAATAAGATCTACTCTCATCTATATCCGTCAATATACAGGGCAACGGTACTCCTATCTTGCGCCCATGCTCAACTCTCGATGTTAAGCTagtcctgttgtgtgtgtgagactgggaCAGTGCGGGAAGGTTGGACGCTTCCCGATCCGCCTGCCTGGCCGGTCTGTAGTACGCATGCGCTTGGTGGGGTCCGTGGGAATTACAAGTTATTGTGTTTTTCCCGtgggaaaaaacacaacaaaacaaacccaaGCCTATAGCTGTATACGAAAGCTTGAACTtcaatgtatttgtattgtattttattgtatttgttgAAATCAAAAGCTACTTCTCCGCAGTTCTACTCCTCAGGTACAAATAACAGTTAGAAATCACAGGTGCCAGCCTGTCCCCAAGTCGTAAATTGAATTGGGGCGGGCTGACATTGATTTATTCACCGTGAAGTCCGTGAGTATCAATAAataacagattaaaaaaatgcCTTTGCAATAACGTCTTTGTAAACATCCTTCCATCCAGTAATAAACGTTGGAAAGCCTTCAGTCTTCCATCCGTGAGGGTTTTGCAATCACTCAAAGTTCTCTGCGTTTGACTCCGCTCCTCAGAGACATGTCATAGTAATTCTTAATTAGAATATGGCAAAAGGAGCGCTTTGCTGTTCATCCTGATTACACAGAGTGAAAGGGGTGTCCTCTTTCAATCACACATTATCAAAAAGTCTTGTTGAAGAAGGTGACAGCGACAGGTATCGTCCGCCTGTATATCTATGAAGTAGAAATGTACTTTGGGTTAGAAAtatgtacaaaaatatagttaaTATAGTACATTTTTGAATGTCGTTAAAGCTTTGATTTGATACAGACGTTTATCTTGCATGgatgtttatttgtattgttgATATTGAGGTTTATTTTATAACCTGTAGATTTATATTTTAGTTTTTGGACATAtgtgtgttgctgttgctgttatGCCTCAACTTCCCCTCAGGGATGAATAAAGAACCCGTCCATCATCTAGCTCTGTTCATATTTATTTCAGTTGGTTATTGAGTTGAGTTCATGCatgcacttttatttttactCGTACCTCTTGGTTGGTGAGTGTGATGACAGATCTTCATCACTGTAGCTGGCGGAGGGACTGTCATGGAGTAGACTGGCCCTCTGCTCCCTGTTATCCTGGTCTCCCCAAGACAACCAGgctattctcacacacacacacacacacacacacacacacacacacacacacacacacacacacacacacacagacacagacacagacacacacacacacacacacacacacacacacacacacacacacagacacagacacagacacacacacacacacacacacacacaaacccacacacaatatAAGCTTTCGCAACTGTCATATTGCAAACTGCCATCTGCTCAATTTTATGGGCTAGTGTTGACAAGATTGTGTTTCATTCTGAGTAGGGGTTGGATTATAAAGTTTGTCCAACACTATATTGACTCCCATTAAGGAGGGGTGTTACATGACTAAAGTGTGAATGTGACACAAACCATGCACCTAATCAAAGTTCATGTTTTTTACCATTTTGAACGACTTCTGCAGAAGATGCGTtgtcatcaccatcaccatctaTCTCAGAGTAACCTTTACGGGCTTTACCATTGGTCCCCTGGTCGCTGTAGCGTTGCCTCCAACCCTGAGAGAAACATTGCAAACCATCAGCAGCTGGGCCGGTGAACAGCTATTGAGTAGACGCTCAGGGAGTGATATTAAGAGAACAATGGAGTTGCTTCATACCGATTTGCGATTCTCCCCTTCCTCGGCCCTCTGCCGCTTTCTCCTCTCTTAACAGAAAGCATCAAATGAATCATATTGCACATCGTAGAGAGACACATGAATGAGCCCATTTCAGAAGTGCCTATTTAAGCTGTTAACAGTGGAGTCTGTCAGAAGTGAACACATTTATAGCTTGTTGCACTTTTTGACTTTTGATAGTTAGTGTGTCTAATCAGGATACACATGTCATGGGCATTCGTCATCATTCATCACATTTATTTAAGTTAACTCCATCCAACATTGTGGCTCTTTAAGGAGAGCAAATGAACAAGTTGGATTCGAGAACAATGTCTACCTTATTATAAAACCGGTCAAATTAATAATGCAATGAACTACAAAAAATCCCTACCGTTAAGTGACTACAATAAAGCTCCTAtgtcaataaaaacacaatacaattATGTTCAAACAATCGCTAAATGACTTACCAGACCAAATcacaaaaaacattttacaaaacaaaatgtgAAGTATCGATTGAAAGTATGGGAAGAAAGGGGAAAACCTCTTCTGAGCAGTTCCATGCCCTCGTCCACCAGGTCGGAGGTCAGGTCATCGTCTCTGATGTACTGCTGGATGCCTAGCAGGTTCAAACAGCGCGAGCCCAGTCTAAAGAGAAACAACATACACCAATGCTGAACAACCTATGAGGGAGTACATATCCGTCCTGACTACAAGCCTGTCAGATCATTTATCTAATTAATCACAAGTTATGCTTTAGTTATATTAAGATGTGATATAATTAACAATATATCACGACATTCATGACATTCTTTCAAAGTGTGATATTCAAGGATTTTGACTGCGTGACCAGTACAGATTTTGATTGGATTTTGTCATTTTAGAATGCCCCTTTTTGCCCGCAGTTTCTTTGTTCTATTCAGGCATTAGGGTAGGGCCTGCTGTCTCTtttaaagccctttgagactattATTCTGCTGAAGGACTTTAACAATAAACAGAACCTCTTTGAAGAGTTTTGTCACGGCATTTCCTTTGTGCAGACTCACTTAAAATATGTAGCAAAGCAGAGCAGCAGAATCAGCATGGGGTAGTAGATGTAAAACCCGTCTGATATAACCGATAGCAGGCGCATGGAGCCCATAATCTACAGAaaacaggggagagggagatttaCTTTACACCAGACTGCAGGTAGTACATATGGCAGCAcatttacaaaaatatatattttcatatataGATACGAATACTAATTTATATAAaagcataataacaataaatacataataataataattagataaAGACATTTATAaattcaataaatgaataaaatgtgggtatatgtgtgcatgtggaaCCCACAGAGGTGTAGGAGGTCTGTATCCGGTCTTTGTGTGAGATGGCAGAGTCCATGTGAATCAGACCCAGAAAGTTAAGGCACAACGGAGGAGTGAGGCGGCAGAACAGCCTGAGAGGAAAGGGCAAAAGAGCAACAATAAAATGAGCCCAGACCCTAAGGGCACGTCAGGTTACCCTTCCTAGAACCAGAACACAGACATACCTTTCTTTGTGTGGACATCTGGCCACTCCTGAAAACTGTCTGAACTAGCAATTATGTCATTTAtacgtcactctctctccctctcattattGGTCTCTTGTTGAATGGTTGGTGAAGGTTTAATATCACTGTTTCTCAATGCAGAGTAAAGATATGCCAGGGGAAGGCGGTCTGCGTGTTAAAACGTCAGGGCCACGTGTATAGAACTCTGGGTAGGCTTCCGCGCAAATGAATGGCCCGCCAGAAGATTGGAAATCTATGAATGTTGAGACATTCTGAGATGTCCAAACTGTGCTTAGCACATCGGCACGGTTTTTAATCTGCCATCATTTACCAAATTTGGTTTGAGGAACACCCATATGGAACTGTAAGATGCAATTAAGTGGTTGCATTTTAAGAATCATGAGTGGTTTTTTTTCCATTAATTTAGGATATAAAAGGAGAAGATAAATAATTGTAAGAATGGCGAAAAAATTGATTGCGCCAATGACACTTTGACAACCGGTTGCTACTGCAAATTGCGTTTTAATGTTGTCCTGTTCGGCTAACTGCAAGTACCGACCAAACTGAAGGCTTTTATTCATATTGAGAATTAAGTCGGGAATAATTGATTTGATTAAGAATTGTGGCCATTCAGTGCACTCGTTCTTAATGTTAACCGTGTGTTCTGGAAACAGAAAAGTAAAAACTTCATCTCAGAAGAGCTCAATTAAGGGTTGGTCCTTACATGCCACTGAACTGCAGGCTGTAAGCGTCCGTCTGATGGTGTGGTACCAGGTAATAGTAGTTGAATACTCGTATTTGAAACACTGtagagtagacacacacacagaggaagaagatACTGACAAAGCACGCCATCTGGTGGGAGAAAATACGTAACACGACACAAACAAAAGAGAAAGCGATTGCATGAGATCAGGGAATAAGATACCAGAGGATATTTTGCATTTTAGATCTGCCTTCGCATTTGCACAAAATGAACCCTCTTGCAAAGAAGAATTAGGAATAAACATCACTGGATATTTTCTGGCCAAACATTTATATTGTTGTATATTGTCCATAAACTAAGTATTGTCGAAAATACTGTTTATTGTTACGAGAAACCTGAAACTATAGACTAATACTTGCATAGCAAAGTGAATCAAGCACATCTTTTCAAAACATTTGACCACAGTATTCATGGTCCTTTAGTGTTCCACAGGTGTTTACCTCGATGCAGATGTAGTTGTACTGCTTCTCTGCCATCTGGATGAGGACGGcgaagagggagaggacaggCTGGGAGCTGAAGAAGGTGCACTCAGACCACACCACTGCCAGGGACAGGGCCCCCAGGACCAGGAAGGCCAGCCTATAGAAAAATCGCctaaacacacactcccagtacCACTCTGTCAgtagagtgcacacacacacacacacacacacacacgcacacacacacacacgcacacacacaatgttcccATTAGGAGAAATGTAGTCTGATACTTTGCATTGTGAAGGTGACACAATTTGTTAAATGAATGATTTAATTAGGATCCGTGTGGCAGACATTGAGTGGCAGAAACATATCCTACGCCTTCCAATTAACTAATAAATGGAACTGACACACTAGGGTTTTTATGCTTTAACAGCCGCGGGAGACACTATGTGTGCACCTCCAATCCAGCCAATCAAGAGAGACACAGCATACCCTACACCCAAAGtcaaccccacctcctcctgaccAGAAATAGGGCGGGAGGACATTACAACATGTCGCTCCATTTGTACACAACTGAAGAAAAAATGCCTCCCAATCTGTAGTTAAAACTCCAGATGCCCCCTCACCAATGGTGGGGGTGTAGATGAACCTGCGCAGGGGGGTTGCGTGCTGCGCTGACGGGAAGCTGTGGACGACCTGCCGCAGTGGGCCGCCCTGGCTCTTGGCTACGTCTTCCAGATGGACAGCCTGCTCCAAGAGGATTGACCACTGGACCTGGGACTGCCGCTGCCTCTGGACGGCAGTGATCACCTACtccacacacatatgtatgcatgtattatgtaagggataatgtatagaacgccggccattatcgggaaaataagccccgacagggcgaacaggacaccgacgcgcagcggaggtgtcttgcttcacccagaaggggcttattttcgataatgaccggcgacgttctatacatttgCAAAAACTAAAAAATTACTTCAAATGGTGTGTCCATCATTCGTAGTgtcgatcagcagagaaatattcTGCCAAAGACACTGACGTCGCTTACCAACCGAAGACGCCGGGGTtaacaagttaccggactacttgcggagtgattccaaagacgtcattagaggcataaaatcctttgttttccttgacagcggccaattatacttagcaacggtgaattatccaacataattcaccgccggaagttgtgaagggcaaGTGAACGGAgagttccacggcattgagattACCCGTGTAATAAGCAGTCACATACCTTTTTGTGAAGCTTTACTAGGCCTCCCTTGGTGGGGGGATCCACAACGGGTTGGTTTTCACTTCCAACACTGCCCTCAGCACCCCTCTCGATCCGCTCCCGGTAATCAGTGGGacactgagagaaagagaaagtgagagagagccagagagatttTGTAAGCAAGTTCAGTATTTCTTGCTTGACCCATAGGTTTGATTTCAAGATAGATGTAGATACAAACAATGCATCTCCAAATGGACTATTTATCATAGAGGCgtttacatacaaatacatcagtttaattaattttactTGATAAGATGAAGCAGAAAATGTTGGATCATTAAGGGGTCTGAAGTCTCTGAGGCTCTGGTGCCCTCACCTTTTGTAAAATGGTGTCCACACACTTTCTGAGAGTTGTGTCGTGCATATTACGTACAGACTCATGGGCAGATGCCACCTCCTGGGGAAAAACGAAATGATACAaaggttttatatttttgtgATAAAGCTGTttacaatataaatatttgtagGTCGTTTTTTGAATAATTGTATTGTTATAGGTTTGCAATACCTTTCTGACCAGTCAGTGAATTCCAGAGTTgaaattattatgattattagtCACAACTATTAAGTTATTATACTATATTTTCAATCACCTCCATAGCATCTGCCAAgttctcctctgcctctgccttcTCAGTGGCCATTTTAGCTGCTTTGAAATAGGTCTTGGCCAGTAGGTAACCATGGCAAGAGGCGAGCCAATAGGAGCGTGGGATCTCCACCAGGCCATAGCCTAGCAACAGCACCAGAAGAAACAGGCCCCAGGTGTTTGCAGCAGTGATGCCGATGGTCTGAAATTCTCTCCTGGTTCAGGCCAAAAACACAGTATATTGGTAAGACAGTTTGGGACTGGGTCATTCAAAGTCTTAAGTCTCTTAAAGTTGCAGGAGATAATATATTGTGGACGGTAGAAGAACAATGTCTAGGTTTGTCTCAGGTGAAAAGGTCACACtcaaacgtgtgtgtgagtgagtgagtgagtgagtgagtgagtgagtgagtgagtgagtgagtgagtgagtgagtgagtgagtgagtgagtgagtgagtgagtgagtgagtgagtgagtgagtgagtgagtgagtgagagagagtcttAAAAGTATTGGTGATCCACACAGAATACCGGTTGTACAGACTTAACAGGTAGAAGAAATTGCTAAAAATACACAGGAATAGCATGTAGAGGTGTGGTTGGTTGAACTCTGTCTGGGAGGGAGATACGTGGCCCAgtaggggagagatggagggggtgtggccctgtCTGTATCAGAGAGATagaagggggcgtggctctgtctgtatgAGGGAGATagaagggggcgtggctctgtctgtatcagagagatggaagggggcgtggctctgtctgtatcagagagatagaagggggcgtggctctgtctgtatcagagagatagaagggggcgtggctctgtctgtatgAGGGAGATagaagggggcgtggctctgccTGTATCAGAGTGATagaagggggcgtggctctgtctgtatgagagagataggaggggg comes from the Gadus chalcogrammus isolate NIFS_2021 chromosome 6, NIFS_Gcha_1.0, whole genome shotgun sequence genome and includes:
- the LOC130383918 gene encoding G-protein coupled receptor-associated protein LMBRD2B-like; translation: MSVAALGVIVVGVFFLALYLLHRYGDFGKQQPMVLFGTLLAWYLCFLIVFILPLDVSTTIYNQCKINNALPPDPGSHSKTDQAQSNESILPTSSALKVCHEPWSYIPDGVLPVFWRVVYWTSQCLTWLLIPFMQSYARSGAFSRVGKIKTALIENGIYYGTYLLIFISLLIYVAAHPQWYLTWREFQTIGITAANTWGLFLLVLLLGYGLVEIPRSYWLASCHGYLLAKTYFKAAKMATEKAEAEENLADAMEEVASAHESVRNMHDTTLRKCVDTILQKCPTDYRERIERGAEGSVGSENQPVVDPPTKGGLVKLHKKVITAVQRQRQSQVQWSILLEQAVHLEDVAKSQGGPLRQVVHSFPSAQHATPLRRFIYTPTIEWYWECVFRRFFYRLAFLVLGALSLAVVWSECTFFSSQPVLSLFAVLIQMAEKQYNYICIEMACFVSIFFLCVCVYSTVFQIRVFNYYYLVPHHQTDAYSLQFSGMLFCRLTPPLCLNFLGLIHMDSAISHKDRIQTSYTSIMGSMRLLSVISDGFYIYYPMLILLLCFATYFKLGSRCLNLLGIQQYIRDDDLTSDLVDEGMELLRRERRKRQRAEEGENRKSGWRQRYSDQGTNGKARKGYSEIDGDGDDNASSAEVVQNAWLSWGDQDNREQRASLLHDSPSASYSDEDLSSHSPTKRYTGGRYLSLSPSSTRLFDNV